From the genome of Chania multitudinisentens RB-25, one region includes:
- the fabR gene encoding HTH-type transcriptional repressor FabR, with product MGVRAQQKERTRRSLIEAAFSQLSAERSFASLSLREVSREAGIAPTSFYRHFRDVDELGLTMVDESGLMLRQLMRQARQRIAKGGSVIRTSVSTFMEFIGNNPNAFRLLLRERSGTSAAFRAAVAREIQHFIAELADYLELENHMPRSFTEAQAEAMVTIVFSAGAEALDIDIEKRRKLEERLVLQLRMISKGAYYWYRREQEKVSVSHV from the coding sequence ATGGGCGTCAGAGCACAACAAAAAGAACGGACTCGTCGTTCCCTCATTGAGGCGGCCTTCAGCCAACTCAGTGCCGAACGCAGTTTTGCTAGCCTGAGCCTGCGCGAAGTCTCGCGTGAAGCGGGTATCGCGCCTACCTCATTTTATCGTCATTTTCGGGATGTGGATGAATTGGGGCTCACCATGGTGGATGAAAGTGGCCTGATGCTGCGCCAACTAATGCGCCAGGCACGCCAACGTATTGCCAAAGGCGGTAGTGTGATCCGTACATCCGTCTCTACTTTTATGGAGTTCATCGGTAACAACCCCAACGCTTTTCGACTGTTATTGCGTGAACGTTCAGGAACCTCTGCGGCATTCCGTGCGGCAGTAGCGCGTGAAATCCAACATTTTATTGCTGAACTGGCGGATTACCTGGAACTGGAAAATCATATGCCACGCAGTTTTACCGAAGCGCAGGCGGAAGCGATGGTGACCATTGTGTTCAGTGCCGGTGCGGAAGCGCTGGATATTGATATTGAGAAACGGCGTAAGCTGGAAGAACGTTTAGTGTTGCAATTGCGGATGATTTCCAAAGGTGCTTATTACTGGTATCGTCGCGAGCAAGAAAAAGTCTCTGTATCCCACGTATAA
- the trmA gene encoding tRNA (uridine(54)-C5)-methyltransferase TrmA has protein sequence MTPEILPIERYDDQLVEKTARLKTLMSPFTAPEPEVFRSPVSHYRMRAEFRIWHDEDEMYHIMFDQQTKQRIRVDSFPAASKLINRLMSALIAAIKPNPVLRHKLFQIDYLSTQSGKIIASLLYHRKLDEQWQQDAAALRDALRAQGFDVQLIGRAAKMKIMLDQDYVDEILLIDGRNMVYRQVENSFTQPNAAMNVQMLEWALGVTRGSKGDLLELYCGNGNFSLALARNFKRVLATEIAKPSVAAAQYNIAANHIDNVQIIRMAAEDFTQAMNGVREFNRLKGIDLGSYNCETIFVDPPRSGLDDNTLRMVQTYPRILYISCNPETLCANLEILQETHKISRLALFDQFPYTHHMECGVLLERL, from the coding sequence GCCCATTGAACGCTATGACGACCAACTGGTGGAGAAAACTGCCCGTCTGAAGACTCTGATGTCACCGTTCACGGCACCCGAACCGGAAGTGTTCCGCTCCCCCGTCAGCCACTACCGTATGCGTGCGGAGTTCCGTATCTGGCATGATGAAGACGAGATGTATCACATCATGTTCGACCAACAAACCAAGCAGCGCATCCGCGTCGATAGCTTTCCGGCAGCCAGTAAGCTGATTAATCGGCTGATGAGCGCACTGATCGCTGCCATCAAGCCCAACCCGGTACTGCGCCATAAACTGTTCCAGATTGATTACCTGTCCACACAAAGTGGCAAAATCATTGCCTCGCTGCTGTATCACCGCAAGCTGGACGAGCAGTGGCAGCAAGACGCAGCGGCATTACGTGATGCACTACGTGCACAGGGTTTCGATGTGCAGTTGATTGGCCGTGCGGCAAAAATGAAAATCATGCTGGACCAGGATTACGTTGACGAAATATTACTAATCGATGGCCGCAATATGGTTTATCGCCAGGTGGAAAACAGCTTTACCCAACCCAACGCTGCGATGAATGTGCAAATGCTGGAATGGGCGCTGGGTGTTACCCGAGGCTCGAAAGGCGACCTGCTGGAACTCTATTGCGGCAACGGCAATTTCTCACTGGCGCTGGCACGCAACTTCAAACGTGTGCTGGCCACTGAAATCGCCAAACCTTCGGTTGCAGCAGCCCAATACAACATCGCGGCCAACCATATCGATAACGTGCAAATCATCCGCATGGCCGCAGAGGACTTCACCCAAGCGATGAACGGAGTACGTGAATTCAATCGGCTGAAAGGGATTGATTTAGGCAGCTACAACTGCGAAACGATTTTTGTCGATCCACCGCGCAGTGGGCTGGATGACAATACCTTGAGGATGGTACAGACCTATCCGCGCATCCTTTACATTTCCTGCAACCCGGAAACACTGTGCGCCAACCTGGAAATACTGCAAGAAACCCATAAAATCAGCCGACTGGCGCTGTTCGATCAATTCCCTTACACCCATCATATGGAATGCGGTGTTTTACTGGAACGCCTCTGA
- the sthA gene encoding Si-specific NAD(P)(+) transhydrogenase: MQQHYQFDTIVIGSGPGGEGAAMGLVKQGARVAVIERYNNVGGGCTHWGTIPSKALRHAVSRIIEFNQNPLYNNSRTLSATFPDILRHADSVINQQTRMRQGFYERNQCKLFAGDARFIDANTVSVRYKDGTQDTIRADHIVIACGSRPYHPANVDFQHPRIYDSDSILELNHEPRHVLIYGAGVIGCEYASIFRGLNVKVDLINTRDRLLAFLDQEMSDSLSYHFWNNGVVIRHNEEFEKIEGTEDGVIIHLKSGKKVKADCLLYANGRTGNTDSLGLENVGLESDSRGLLKVNSMYQTAVAHIYAVGDVIGYPSLASAAYDQGRIAAQAISSGEASGHLIEDIPTGIYTIPEISSVGKTEQELTAMKVPYEVGRAQFKHLARAQIAGMNVGSLKILFHRDTLQILGIHCFGERAAEIIHIGQAIMEQKGEGNTIEYFVNTTFNYPTMAEAYRVAALNGLNRLF, encoded by the coding sequence ATGCAACAGCACTATCAATTTGACACCATTGTGATTGGCTCAGGCCCCGGTGGGGAAGGCGCCGCCATGGGGCTGGTGAAACAGGGTGCCCGTGTGGCCGTGATTGAACGGTACAATAACGTGGGTGGCGGTTGTACTCACTGGGGTACTATCCCTTCAAAAGCCCTCCGCCACGCCGTCAGCCGTATCATCGAATTCAATCAAAACCCGCTTTACAATAACTCCCGAACCCTCAGTGCCACTTTCCCTGATATTTTGCGCCACGCTGACAGCGTTATTAACCAGCAAACCCGCATGCGCCAAGGTTTTTATGAGCGCAACCAATGCAAATTGTTCGCCGGTGATGCCCGCTTTATCGACGCCAACACCGTCAGCGTCCGCTATAAGGACGGCACTCAGGATACCATCCGGGCCGATCATATTGTGATCGCCTGCGGTTCGCGCCCCTACCATCCGGCTAACGTTGATTTTCAGCACCCGCGTATCTATGACAGCGATTCCATCCTTGAGTTAAATCACGAACCACGCCATGTGCTTATCTACGGTGCTGGAGTGATTGGCTGCGAATACGCATCTATCTTCCGCGGTTTAAACGTAAAAGTGGATTTGATCAACACCCGCGACCGTTTGCTGGCATTTCTTGATCAGGAGATGTCAGATTCTCTGTCTTATCACTTCTGGAATAACGGCGTGGTCATTCGCCATAATGAAGAGTTCGAGAAGATCGAAGGCACGGAAGATGGCGTGATTATACACCTCAAATCCGGCAAAAAAGTGAAGGCTGATTGCCTGCTGTATGCCAATGGGCGCACCGGCAACACCGATTCGCTGGGGTTGGAAAACGTTGGCCTGGAATCTGACAGCCGTGGCCTGCTGAAAGTCAACAGCATGTACCAGACGGCAGTCGCCCATATTTACGCCGTCGGCGATGTGATCGGCTACCCAAGCCTGGCTTCAGCCGCTTACGATCAGGGCCGTATTGCCGCGCAGGCTATTTCTTCTGGTGAAGCCAGCGGGCATTTGATCGAAGACATTCCAACTGGCATTTACACCATTCCAGAAATCAGCTCCGTCGGTAAAACCGAACAGGAACTGACAGCCATGAAAGTGCCTTATGAGGTGGGCCGCGCGCAGTTCAAACATTTGGCACGAGCACAAATCGCCGGGATGAACGTCGGCAGCCTGAAAATTCTGTTCCACCGCGACACCTTGCAGATCTTGGGCATCCACTGCTTTGGTGAACGTGCAGCAGAGATTATTCACATCGGCCAAGCGATCATGGAACAGAAAGGTGAAGGTAATACTATTGAGTATTTTGTTAATACCACCTTCAACTATCCGACCATGGCCGAAGCCTATCGCGTTGCCGCCTTGAACGGTTTAAACCGCCTGTTTTAA
- the oxyR gene encoding DNA-binding transcriptional regulator OxyR: protein MNIRDLEYLVALAEFRHFRRAADSCHVSQPTLSGQIRKLEDELGVMLLERTSRKVLFTQAGLLLVEQARTVLREVKVLKEMASQQGEAMSGPLHIGLIPTVGPYLLPQIIPTLHKIFPKLEMYLHEAQTHQLLAQLDGGKLDCAILALVKETESFIEVPLFDEPMKLAVYSDHPWAQRDRVAMPDLAGEKLLMLEDGHCLRDQAMGFCFQAGADEDTHFRATSLETLRNMVAAGSGITLLPALAVPRERERDGVCYLDCYKPEPKRTIALVYRPGSPLRGRYEQLAEAIREHMQNYLSTTLKQAV from the coding sequence ATGAATATTCGTGATTTAGAGTATCTGGTCGCCTTAGCCGAGTTTCGCCACTTTCGGCGTGCTGCTGATTCATGTCACGTTAGCCAACCTACTTTGAGTGGGCAAATCCGTAAGCTGGAAGATGAACTGGGTGTGATGCTGCTTGAGCGAACCAGCCGTAAAGTATTATTCACTCAGGCAGGTTTACTGTTGGTGGAGCAGGCGCGCACCGTGCTGCGCGAAGTTAAAGTTCTGAAAGAAATGGCTAGCCAACAGGGTGAAGCCATGTCTGGGCCGCTGCATATTGGCCTGATCCCTACCGTAGGGCCTTATTTGCTACCGCAGATTATTCCAACACTGCATAAAATTTTTCCCAAACTGGAAATGTACCTGCATGAAGCGCAAACCCATCAACTGCTGGCGCAGCTTGACGGCGGTAAGTTGGATTGCGCCATTCTGGCTTTGGTGAAAGAAACCGAATCCTTTATTGAAGTGCCGTTATTTGACGAACCGATGAAACTGGCGGTGTACTCCGATCACCCTTGGGCACAGCGCGACCGTGTGGCAATGCCGGATCTGGCCGGGGAAAAATTACTGATGCTGGAAGATGGGCACTGCTTACGCGATCAGGCGATGGGTTTTTGCTTCCAGGCTGGTGCGGATGAAGACACTCACTTCCGGGCTACCAGTCTGGAAACGCTGCGCAATATGGTGGCGGCAGGCAGTGGAATTACGCTCTTACCTGCGCTGGCGGTGCCCCGTGAACGTGAACGTGATGGCGTTTGCTATCTGGATTGCTACAAGCCTGAACCGAAGCGCACCATTGCCTTGGTGTATCGCCCCGGTTCCCCGCTGCGTGGCCGCTATGAGCAATTGGCTGAAGCAATCCGTGAGCATATGCAGAATTACCTCAGCACCACCTTAAAACAGGCGGTTTAA
- a CDS encoding YijD family membrane protein, which produces MKKPSRESGALLLALIAGLSINGSFAALFSSVVPFSIFPLIALMLAVYCLHQRYLNQPMQDGMPKLAVACFLLGILGYSAIIRVEYPQIGSNFLPSILCVALVFWIGLQLKKCDSVAQ; this is translated from the coding sequence ATGAAAAAACCAAGCCGTGAGAGTGGTGCTTTACTGTTGGCATTGATTGCCGGTCTGTCGATTAATGGTTCTTTTGCCGCGCTGTTCAGCTCGGTGGTGCCGTTTTCTATCTTCCCGCTGATTGCTTTGATGTTGGCGGTGTATTGCCTGCATCAACGTTATCTGAACCAGCCAATGCAGGACGGTATGCCAAAACTGGCCGTTGCCTGTTTCTTGCTGGGTATTCTGGGGTACAGTGCGATCATACGTGTGGAATACCCGCAGATCGGTTCTAACTTCCTGCCATCTATCCTCTGCGTGGCGCTGGTGTTCTGGATTGGGTTGCAATTGAAAAAATGTGATTCTGTCGCGCAATAA